CTCTTTGTCTTTATAATACCAGAAATGGACAAGGTATATACCACTACAACGACACAGGTTCCAGGTACATGGGCACGTGGGTGATGGGCAAGATAGAGTCAGCAGGAGAATTCATCCACCTGAACCACAGATACCAGGGCAACTTCCTCAACAACAATGTAAGTCAGCCCAGAAGGAATCTGACATTATTAAAGTCAAAACACTGCCTTAATAATGAAAACAATAACCACAAACACAGCATGATCAAATCAAATATGACATGTTTGTAGTTACAAGTTTATCAGCATACAACACGATCATTGTGTACTAGCATATATAAACTGTCACTATCAGCCATTTGTGTTTCAGCCCTCAGGCCCAGGGAAGTATGTGTTTGAAATTGGCTGTGAGCAGCATGGAGAATACCTACAGGTGGATCAGGTATGACCACTACCACATATTTGCATATGCAGAAATTGCAATGATATGATAAAACAACCTGTACAAGAGCAAATGTTTGTTGTTTGAAGTATCTGGAAGAGATCATGACAAAAGACACTTAACAGAGAGCTGCTTCTCTCTCTTGACTAAAACTCCAGCCTGCATCAGATGAGGAGAATGGTAAACATGGGAAAGCCCAGAAGTCCAGGTCTCCCTACCCTGGCCATGGGGAGGGCTATTTCTCCATAGGGGCTTCAGGAGAGGAGGTGCCACAGCAACTACAGAGTGCTGCTGTGCTGTGCCCTTGTTGTAGAATAGTAGTTCCACTTCATGTGTCCATTTGTTGCATGACACCCCTTAGTGGTTGATTGATACAAAGATAACCTTTTTTTCTTTTCAAAATGCTATTGGGCTTAGTCTCTTAATAAAGTGCATACACCTAGATCCTTGCATGATTATCATCCTTCATTACATTGTAATAGTAGTCATGGATCCACTGTTTGTCTtctagtctctctgtgtgttttggcTGAGTTGTGCACTGGAGTTTTAGATGTTTTGGGGCTTGCCGTGCTTTAGAAGAAGCTGTTTCTGAACAATTTAACCATCTAATAGGAAGCACTACACAGATCTAACACAATGACAGCAAAACACTTACAGCACGGCATTGCACTTAAAACATCCCAACTGTATacatataaaataaaaatagatgcATAAAGGTGCTTTAGGCAGAAATGGCCAAAGGGAATCTTTTCTTGACCTCTGTTACTGCTTCTCCATGGACAACAGGACAGAGGGGATGCCGAGGAGGATGAGATAGTATCCACCATGGCCCTGAAGTGGAAGCCCAAGGCTGTCACGGGCCTGTCCCTCTGGACCCCAGCCAAAGATCCATCCTCGGGTGAGCAGGACCCTTACGTAGCCTGTAGTAGTGTGTATCACGTGTGACTGTGAAGAGAGTACCTTGTctgaggaatatatatatatatttttacatgtaTCAATTAAAATAGTTTTTCTATCAACAGACGGAGAAGGACTGGCCTCCGCAGACGAGAAAGGGGGATCCAAACCTCCCACTCCAGAGACCTGAGACCTTGCCAGATTCACAGCTTATGCACAGCAAATACACATTTCAATAATAAATACGTCTCTCTCATAATTACTGGTCTGATTAATAAGAGTCGCTGAGGAATTATTTGAGTATGAAAAGGTTTGATGTGATTATAAAAAATCCCCAATTGACTGTGTGGTTTAGCCAGGGTAGAAAAGATGGGTCAAAGTTGAATTAATATTGCCGCCCTGTGGGGAAATCCAGAGTAACGAATACTTAGTTTAGGTGTTACGTCATCATCATGCGACGAGGGGAAACGCATGCGGAAAGCGCAGAGAGAAATGTGTCACTGCTAGGCAAAAAGTGTTTCTACGTTAATTTGTTGGAAACATGGCGCCGGTACAACAAGAACCAGCGATCCAGTTCGCTCAAAGATTGGCTTCTAATGAGAAGCCCATGCGAACAAAAGCCATCAAGAAGCTACGAAAATATATTAGTGTTAGGTCACAGAAAATCCAAGGTAAGGCTAACGAGGTTACAAGAAAAACGTACCACGCGCTTGGCTTCCACACACGCAGCTTGTCTGCCTCATCTCTTCGTGATCCTAGCTTAGCTAACCTTCGATTCGTTTGTGCACGTTAAACCAATTTGATTTATATAGTTTTAACAATACAACAGTGGACTCGTTAGAGCACGAAAAATGATATAAACGAGCTTAGAATGTAACACATCAAAGAAAATGATCGCATTTGGTCGGGAATGCAAATTGTGACGATGCGAGCAACAATGTTGCCAACTCCTTTCATAGTTGTGATTTTTGTATCTAGTTGTTTGACCGGCACTTGCCTTCTCTCCAGGTGGGTTTGAATGCGACGAGTTACTCAAACTATGGAAAGGACTCTTTTATTGCCTGTGGATGCAGGACAAGCCACTTCTTCAGGTAAGGCGTAGCCAGTGACCCAACTTATTTGCattcaggtaaaaaaaaaaaaaaggttaaactAGAAGAACTGATACACACAATACTCGGACTACACACAATACTCGGACTATAAATTGCTTGATCATGGTTTTTGCCAACAGGAGGAGCTGTCGAATCAGATCTCTGGTCTGATGCACAACTTCCAGAACACCCAGAGCCGTAAGGCCTCATTTTTACGCACTACTATGTATTcaatataaaataaatgttctGAGAGTGTTGACAGACCCTATACAGAACGTGTACTCCAGTTTTAACATCTGTTCCTGGTTTTCAtcgatttttaaaaaaaaaatttaatcCTTTTTTTGTAGAGTTTATGTTTCTGGAGACCTTCCTGCAGACCATCAAAAGAGAATGGACTGGCATTGACAGGCTTCGCATGGATAAGTTCTTCCAGGTCAGCATATTCAACCATCAACATGTTATCAGCATTTCCTTAcgcaataaatcatcatgtatagTTTAGAGGATAAACTGAAAATATTTTGTGCGTGAAGAAATGACAAATCCTTTTTTGTCATTCTCTCTGACGGACAGCTGGTTCGTTTCGTGTTCAGGAACACTTTTGAGATGATGAAGAGGAAAGAATGGGAGACCAGGTGGGTGACGCTTTTACCCTtgaccaaacccccccccccccctccctctttctttactTGAAAACATCTGACAAACTTACATTTTTGGGGTGTACTGTCCCTTTAGGTCTTTGTGCATGCATGCTTCCTGTGATGTTAGAATGAAGTGTTTTGTCTTTCTACAGTGTGGTGACCAGGTTTCTGGAGCTCCTGACTGCCCAGGTCCTCCACAGCTCCAGCGGAGCGCCCTGTGGATTACAGTTCCACATACTGGACATCTATATGACCGAGCTGGCTGCAGTCGGCTCCGCTGAGGTATCAACTGGTTATTTTAATGCCCCAAGAGATGTGCTAGGTTCACTTTGTTGTTTACGATTAGAGTTGTAATTGAGAGGTAATAATTAAATCAATAAATCCACCTTTAAGGGTAGGGAGGTAATGAGACTTAAGTTTGATAAACATCTGTCAGTTTAATTGGGTGTTAGGTGGTCCTATTGGGTGAGTGAGCTGGTTGTGTGCTGATTGGTTCCATTTCCACCACAGTTGAATGACTGGTTGTGGTTTGCTTGTGATTACAGCTCACAGCGGCTCAGAACATGACATTCATTGACCCTTTCTGCAAAACAGCATCTAAAACGAAAGAGTAAGTTTTACAgggacatttttgggggggggggtcgtcaAGATAATCACCTCTACCTTTTTATATTGAGTTTCAATCCTTCCTGCACATTCCCTCTGTCTCGTTCCCTCTGTCTCGTTCCCTCTGTCTCGTTCCCTCTGTCTCGTTCCCTCTGTCTCGTTCCCTCTGTCTCGTTCCCTCTGTCTCGTTCCCTCTGTCTCGTTCCCTCTGTCTCGTTCCCTCTGTCTCGTTCCCTCTGTCTCGTTCCCTCTGTCTCGTTCCCTCTGTCTCGTTCCCTCTGTCTCGTTCCCTCTGTCTCGTTCCCTCTGTCTCGTTCCCTCTGTCTCGTTCCCTCTGTCTCGTTCCCTCTGTCTCGTTCCCTCTGTCTCGTTCCCTCTGTCTCGTTCCCTCTGTCTCGTTCCCTCTGTCTCGTTCCCTCTGTCTCGTTCCCTCTGTCTCGTTCCCTCTGTCTCGTTCCCTCTGTCTCGTTCCCTCTGTCTCGTTCCCTCTGTCTCGTTCCCTCTGTCTCGTTCCCTCTGTCTCGTTCCCTCTGTCTCGTTCCCTCTGTCTCGTTCCCTCTGTCTCGTTCCCTCTGTCTCGTTCCCTCTGTCTCGTTCCCTCTGTCTCGTTCCCTCTGTCTCGTTCCCTCTGTCTCGTTCCCTCTGTCTCGTTCCCTCTGTCTCGTTCCCTCTGTCTCGTTCCCTCTGTCTCGTTCCCTCTGTCTCGTTCCCTCTGTCTCGTTCCCTCTGTCTCGTTCCCTCTGTCTCGTTCCCTCTGTCTCGTTCCCTCTGTCTCAGTCGGATCCTGCTCAAGGCTATCTGCAGCAGCATTTTCAGCGCCATCGTGGACCAGGCTCCCTTCGCCATCGAAGACCTGTTGAGGGAAGTGAAGGCTACAGGTGGAGGGGCTGAGGAGTCCGACTCGGGACAGGCTTCTGAAGAGGAGGTGGTAGAGAAGGAGCCCCCCAAGGGCAAAAAAACTGCAAAGGGACCCTTCAAGAAAACCACTGGAGGGCAGACCAACGGTAGGCATTGAAAACTAAGAGCCATAATTTATATATCAGCTTTAGCTTGAATACCACAAGTATGTTGCATTATATGGAATTATCTTATTAATGACACAAAGCCTAATGTTTGTAAATGTCCAGATATAATTCTTAAGTCTTGTTCTCACCTTCCTTTGTGGTTTTAGGTACTGTATCAACCGAGGAGGAAGATGATGATGGTCTGGAGGATGAAGACGATGACGAAATGCTTCATTTGGAGAGTGACTCTGAGTCTGAGATGCCAGATGACGCGGGGATCGGACCTGTTCTCCAGTTTGACTACCTTAGCCTGGCGGACAGGCTGTTTGGGCTAGCCAGACGCAGCAACACCCCTAGCCACAACAGACAGAGACTGTACAAAGTCGTCAAGACgtaagtaaacacacacactcgtaAATTAGAAATCATTGATATGGACACTGATGAAGAGGAGTTGGTTCAGTTTGTGTATTGACTGacacctcttcctctccctctgttctgctgCAGTCTCCGGGATCTCAGTGAAGGTAGGAATCCTGATGGTCAAAACTTTCATCAGCGTATCCCCATGATAGATGTGCAAGGAAAGctgacgtctctctctctccctttgtctcctctccttctctctctcaggagtCTTTCCACAGGATGAGTACCCAGAGGAGGTGTCGacagatgaggatgatgatgaaatGTTTGGCAGCAGAA
The Salvelinus fontinalis isolate EN_2023a chromosome 23, ASM2944872v1, whole genome shotgun sequence genome window above contains:
- the rsph1 gene encoding radial spoke head 1 homolog isoform X1, giving the protein MSDVGSEDFDDDQGYLGEYEGDRNEAGERHGVGRAVLPNGDTYQGMYENGKRSGQGTYRFKNGARYIGEYYQNLKHGQGIFYYPDGSKYEGSWVNDQRQGHGLYTYPNQDTYEGEWLHHQRNGQGIYHYNDTGSRYMGTWVMGKIESAGEFIHLNHRYQGNFLNNNPFVFQPSGPGKYVFEIGCEQHGEYLQVDQPASDEENGKHGKAQKSRSPYPGHGEGYFSIGASGEEDRGDAEEDEIVSTMALKWKPKAVTGLSLWTPAKDPSSDGEGLASADEKGGSKPPTPET
- the rsph1 gene encoding radial spoke head 1 homolog isoform X4 — its product is MSDVGSEDFDDDQGYLGEYEGDRNEAGERHGVGRAVLPNGDTYQGMYENGKRSGQGTYRFKNGARYIGEYYQNLKHGQGIFYYPDGSKYEGSWVNDQRQGHGLYTYPNQDTYEGEWLHHQRNGQGIYHYNDTGSRYMGTWVMGKIESAGEFIHLNHRYQGNFLNNNPSGPGKYVFEIGCEQHGEYLQVDQDRGDAEEDEIVSTMALKWKPKAVTGLSLWTPAKDPSSDGEGLASADEKGGSKPPTPET
- the rsph1 gene encoding radial spoke head 1 homolog isoform X3 gives rise to the protein MSDVGSEDFDDDQGYLGEYEGDRNEAGERHGVGRAVLPNGDTYQGMYENGKRSGQGTYRFKNGARYIGEYYQNLKHGQGIFYYPDGSKYEGSWVNDQRQGHGLYTYPNQDTYEGEWLHHQRNGQGIYHYNDTGSRYMGTWVMGKIESAGEFIHLNHRYQGNFLNNNPFVFQPSGPGKYVFEIGCEQHGEYLQVDQDRGDAEEDEIVSTMALKWKPKAVTGLSLWTPAKDPSSDGEGLASADEKGGSKPPTPET
- the rsph1 gene encoding radial spoke head 1 homolog isoform X2; its protein translation is MSDVGSEDFDDDQGYLGEYEGDRNEAGERHGVGRAVLPNGDTYQGMYENGKRSGQGTYRFKNGARYIGEYYQNLKHGQGIFYYPDGSKYEGSWVNDQRQGHGLYTYPNQDTYEGEWLHHQRNGQGIYHYNDTGSRYMGTWVMGKIESAGEFIHLNHRYQGNFLNNNPSGPGKYVFEIGCEQHGEYLQVDQPASDEENGKHGKAQKSRSPYPGHGEGYFSIGASGEEDRGDAEEDEIVSTMALKWKPKAVTGLSLWTPAKDPSSDGEGLASADEKGGSKPPTPET